One Phaseolus vulgaris cultivar G19833 chromosome 11, P. vulgaris v2.0, whole genome shotgun sequence genomic window carries:
- the LOC137808609 gene encoding uncharacterized mitochondrial protein AtMg00810-like, with protein MEIKQSQDEVFIYQKKYAKEILKKFQMEDRKAMGTPMNQKEKLVKEDGSAKVVEAKFISLIGCLIYLTTTKPDILNVVSILSRFMHCPNETHMRAAKRVIRYIKGT; from the coding sequence ATGGAAATTAAGCAAAGTCAGGATGAAGTATTCATCTATCAAAAGAAGTATGCAAAAGAAATACTTAAAAAGTTTCAGATGGAAGATCGCAAGGCAATGGGCACTCCCATGAATCAAAAGGAGAAGCTGGTTAAAGAAGATGGATCTGCTAAAGTTGTTGAAGCTAAATTCATAAGCTTGATAGgatgtttaatttatttgacaACAACTAAACCTGACATTCTAAATGTAGTAAGCATTCTATCCAGATTCATGCATTGCCCAAATGAGACTCACATGAGGGCTGCAAAGAGAGTCATCAGATACATCAAGGGAACTTGA
- the LOC137818876 gene encoding protein SEEDLING PLASTID DEVELOPMENT 1 encodes MPGFTLPLQLQLHFRCCQRLSQQPPLPNPISPKPFYPPVVPSVPRPRTGPGLRASFPVVSGSVFPEDELDVELGQLLALLPEELRRRVSDHMELPQLIEVVMDLGRKPLARFPSGDFVISEYPITVQDIEHATSQVGDFAVDNRAGISRTLHRISGIRNRKGTIIGLTCRVGRAISGSAKLLQDLIKDGASLLLIGPPGVGKTTIIREIARMLANDYKKRVMIVDTSNEIGGDGDIPHAGIGNARRMQVPNSDMQHKVLIEAVENHMPQVIVIDEIGTKLEAMAASTIAQRGIQLVATAHGITIENLIMNPSLEMLVGGIQSVTLGDEEASRRGVQKTVLERKGPSTFSCGVEIISKTELRIHRSLEATVDAILSGRFPNVEIRKMKSQEEEGSLDDGPVSDSSLQKNGEIMFEEVTKGADDQTSQNESLFKLPLDLVEDSWEHKLPLSLFCYGILDATVIQGIKQLKMNDAAIQLTDNISEANALLALQSKLKKNPGIQAAAKSHDIPIYVTKTTSLEHVTKAIRALVSDYEDGVKDFELTDKIKSSEMIDALEEARMAIEHTVILKGEPVDLLPRSSHIISQQLELVRKYQLEIRRISGESGVHLRILPSHYETDEVKGGETFEFDSELNELASNGQVNGSFNTMNKLPLLPE; translated from the exons ATGCCTGGGTTCACTCTTCCGCTTCAGCTTCAGCTTCACTTTCGTTGCTGCCAACGTCTTTCCCAGCAACCGCCCCTTCCCAACCCGATTTCGCCCAAGCCCTTCTACCCGCCCGTCGTTCCCTCTGTCCCTCGGCCCCGAACCGGTCCCGGTCTGCGCGCCAGTTTCCCGGTCGTTTCCGGTTCGGTTTTCCCGGAGGATGAGCTGGACGTGGAGTTGGGGCAGCTGCTCGCGCTGCTGCCGGAGGAGTTGCGGCGGCGCGTGAGCGACCACATGGAGCTGCCACAGCTGATCGAGGTGGTGATGGATTTGGGCCGGAAACCGCTCGCGAGGTTCCCCTCCGGCGATTTCGTGATATCGGAGTATCCTATCACGGTTCAGGATATCGAGCACGCCACTTCTCAG GTTGGTGACTTTGCTGTTGATAATCGAGCAGGAATTAGTAGAACATTGCATCGAATTAGTGGCATCAGAAATCGCAAGGGCACAATTATTGGTCTAACTTGTCGAGTTGGCCGGGCAATTTCAGGGAGTGCTAAGTTGTTGCAAGATTTGATTAAGGATGGGGCTTCTTTGTTGCTCATTGGACCTCCAGGAGTAGGCAAAACTACAATTATTAG GGAAATTGCTAGGATGCTGGCAAATGATTATAAGAAGCGTGTGATGATTGTTGACACCTCCAATGAAATTGGGGGTGATGGTGATATACCTCATGCTGGAATAGGCAATGCTCGACGAATGCAAGTTCCCAACTCTGATATGCAACATAAG GTATTGATAGAAGCAGTTGAAAATCACATGCCACAAGTGATTGTAATTGATGAAATTGGTACAAAACTTGAAGCAATGGCTGCAAGCACAATTGCACAACGTGGGATTCAGCTTGTTGCCACTGCACATGGAATCACAATTGAGAATCTGATAATGAATCCTTCATTAGAGATGCTTGTTGGAGGGATACAG aGCGTGACACTAGGGGATGAAGAGGCCAGTCGCAGGGGTGTTCAGAAGACAGTATTGGAGAGGAAAGGCCCATCTACATTTAGTTGCGGAGTGGAGATTATTTCAAAGACAGAATTGCGTATTCACCGTAGCCTTGAAGCAACTGTTGATGCTATTCTTTCTG GTCGTTTTCCAAATGTAGAAATTCGGAAGATGAAGTCTCAAGAGGAGGAAGGGAGTTTAGATGATGGACCTGTTAGTGACAGTTCTCTTCAAAAAAATGGTGAAATTATGTTTGAAGAAGTTACAAAGGGAGCTGATGACCAAACTAGCCAAAATGAATCACTTTTCAAGTTGCCTCTTGACTTGGTAGAAGATTCATGGGAGCATAAATTGCCACTTAGCCTGTTTTGTTATGGG ATTTTAGACGCAACTGTTATTCAAGGGATTAAGCAGTTGAAAATGAATGATGCGGCCATTCAATTGACTGATAATATTAGTGAAGCAAATGCTTTACTTGCCTTGCAATCAAAGCTTAAAAAGAATCCAGGGATCCAGGCTGCTGCTAAATCTCATGATATTCCCATTTATGTGACAAAG ACAACTTCTTTGGAGCATGTAACAAAAGCTATACGGGCATTAGTAAGTGATTATGAAGATGGTGTAAAGGATTTTGAACTAACAGACAAGATAAAATCATCAGAGATGATTGATGCTTTGGAG GAGGCACGAATGGCTATAGAGCATACAGTTATTCTGAAAGGAGAACCTGTGGATCTACTACCAAGATCGTCTCACATAATATCTCAGCAGCTGGAACTTGTTCGTAAATACCAACTAGAAATAAGGAGAATCAGTGGAGAGTCAGGTGTACATCTACGCATACTTCCATCCCATTATGAAACTGATGAAGTAAAAGGTGGTGAAACTTTTGAGTTCGATAGTGAATTAAATGAACTTGCCTCCAATGGCCAAGTGAATGGCTCATTCAACACCATGAACAAATTGCCCCTGCTACCCGAGTAG